The window GAGCAGCGCCCGGGCAGCCTCTGTCGCATAACCCCTGCCGTGGTGATCCGGGTTGATGATGTAGCCGATCTCACCGCCGCGGTGCTCAGTGCTGCGCCAGAAGATGACCAGGTCGCCGATCAGCTCCCCCGTCTCCTCGAGGACGACGGCGAGCGCCAGCACCTGCCCCTCCCGCTCGAGCTCCGACCGGACGAGGTCCGGGTTGGCGAGCCGTTCGGCGAGCTGCTCCCGGTTCATCGGCTCCGGCGGGATGTAGCGGCACACGTCCTCACGGGATCGGTAGGCGTGCATGGCGTCGACGTCACCGACAGGATCGATGGGACGCAGCAGCAGCCGCTCGGTCCTGATGGGGTAGGTCGGCCGGAGCGGCCCGAGCGCGGAGCTGGATGAGGTCATGGCGGCGACCCTAAAGACTGTCGCCGCGGCGACGGCGGCCGGGTTTCGGAACGCTCACGACCAGACCTCGGGAGGCCCTGACCGCGGCGGTGGCGTACCGTCACGATCCAACGACACAAACAAACAACGCGGAAAGCCGGGAGGACGTCCCGAACATCGCCGTTTCCGACTCTCGAAAAGTCCGGGTTGGGGCGGCCGCCGCCGGGTATGACAGCAGTATCGTCATAGGAGGATGTTATGGCTCTCATCGTCGCGGTACTGATCCTCGCGTTGCTCTTCGGCGGGCTGGGATTCGCCGTGCACGCGCTGTGGATCGTCGCGCTCGTGGTTTTCGCGGCCTGGGTCCTCGGTTTCTTCATGCGCAGCGCCAGCGGCAGCGGAAGCAGTCGTTGGTACCGCTGGTAGATCCTTTCCCCGTCCCATGGTTCCAGGGGAACATAGTTCCAGGGATTTCTTTCCGCTCGACGACCCCATCGCACGTTCCACCCGGCACCGCACCGACGGCGCGGTGCCGGGCGGTGCCGCGGTCAGTCCGAACGGGCCTGCTCGATCGCCGCGGCGCCGACCAGGACGACGGCGAGGGCTCCCATCGCCGTCAGGCTCTCGATGCCGGCGGCGAGGGGGGCGCACCCGAGTACCACCACCGCCACGGCCAGCGGCCACCAGGCCCGGTGGCGCCGGACCCGCGCGCAGCAGGCGGCCAGGCCGGCGAGAAACAGGGCCGGGCCGCCACAGGACACGAGGGCGCCCGCCAGGTGCAGCTCGTCGTGGGGGTGGGCGATCACCAGCTCGAGGCCGACGGCCGAGAGCACGATGCCGGCGATGATCGGCAGATGCAGGTAGGTGTAGACGTCCCGGCCGAGCTGGCCGGCCTCGGTCGGCGCGCTGCGGCCGATCCGCCGCGCCACGACCTCGGAGACCTGGCCGAAGTACAGCCACCACAGCGCCGTCGACAGGATGAAGGCGACACCGAGAGCGACGACGACCGCGACGGTGAGGTCCGACTCGGACGCGGTCGCCCCGGCCAGCACGATGCTCTCCCCGAGCGCGATGATGACGAACAGCTGGAAGCGCTCGGCGAAGTGGTTACCGTCGACCTGCCACTGGCTGGTGGGTGTCGATCCCATCCCGGGGATCCAGTACAGGACGAGCGGCGCGATCAGGTCCACCAGCAGCGCGGCTCCCCACGGCGCCCAGCGCGCGTCGCCGTCGACGAACCCGCCCACGATCCACAGCGGCGCCGACAGCACACTCCAGGCCAGGATCTGCACGAAGTTGCGGTGGAACGCGCCGGCGGGGGTGACCGCGACGACGAAGACGTTGCGGCCCAGTTGCAGCGCCACGTAGCTGGCCGCGAACAGCAGCCCACGCTCGCCGAACGCGTCCGGAACCGCGACCGCCATGAGCAGGCTCGCCAGCATGACGAACACCAGCACCAGGCGGACGGCGACCGTGCTCGGGTCGAACCAGT of the Pseudofrankia saprophytica genome contains:
- a CDS encoding GNAT family N-acetyltransferase, yielding MTSSSSALGPLRPTYPIRTERLLLRPIDPVGDVDAMHAYRSREDVCRYIPPEPMNREQLAERLANPDLVRSELEREGQVLALAVVLEETGELIGDLVIFWRSTEHRGGEIGYIINPDHHGRGYATEAARALLALLFDEFGLHRVTARIDAENPASAAVLTKLGMRREAVLVENEWFKGRWSTEIDFAILEREWRALRDH
- a CDS encoding low temperature requirement protein A, which produces MGQDPASPATFSADPGPRPGEDRAGDAAVPGPRVPVAASELVVPDIRLIRKRTGGEQRATFFELFFDLVYVLAVTQLSHHLLADLTWAGAARTAFMLVVIYWAWNYTTWMANWFDPSTVAVRLVLVFVMLASLLMAVAVPDAFGERGLLFAASYVALQLGRNVFVVAVTPAGAFHRNFVQILAWSVLSAPLWIVGGFVDGDARWAPWGAALLVDLIAPLVLYWIPGMGSTPTSQWQVDGNHFAERFQLFVIIALGESIVLAGATASESDLTVAVVVALGVAFILSTALWWLYFGQVSEVVARRIGRSAPTEAGQLGRDVYTYLHLPIIAGIVLSAVGLELVIAHPHDELHLAGALVSCGGPALFLAGLAACCARVRRHRAWWPLAVAVVVLGCAPLAAGIESLTAMGALAVVLVGAAAIEQARSD